In the Sinomonas cyclohexanicum genome, TAGAACACGGATTGTTCGGCTTTGCCGTCGGAGAGGAGGGCGGTGGCGAGTTCGTGTTGGCGGAGTTTGGTGTTCATGGCGCGGATCTCCATCATGTCCTTTTCGAGGATGGGGATCTGGCCGTTCTCGCGTGCGGCTTTGGCGGCTGCTTTGTAGTCGTTGGTGCGGCGGTCGGGGAAGTCGAGGACGGCGACGTCGTTCTCGTGGCCTTCGAGGGTGAGGCGGTGGGCGATGGTGCCGACGTCGAGGGCGTCGGTGCGGGGTTGGGGGTGGTCCATGGCCCAGCGGTAGTGGGCTGGGGTGGATGGGGGGAGGATGAGTTTCGCGCCGGATGCGGAGAGGGACGGGTCGGCGTGGTACTCGTTGTTGGGCAGGTCGGGGACGAGGCGTGCTGTGCGTGGCATTGGTTATGCCACCGCCTTGGTGGTCTGTGCCCCGCCAGCTTCGTGGATGGCGCGGGCGGCGACCCACAGGTCTTTGAGGATTTCCTTGCCGACGATGCGGAGGGCGTCGGCGTGGCGGTGGGAGTCCTTCCACGGGGACCCCGCAGGGGCGGGGTGCCCGGACGGTCCGCACCGGACGCACGCCTCGGCATGGACCCTGCCCTGGTTTGCTTCCTTGCGGGCGTAGTACACGTCGGCGTAGTGGCCCTGTGCCTTCAGGCAGGCTTCGGAGATGAGGTAGAGGCGCTTCTTCGCGGTGGGGTTGCCGAGGGCGAGGGCGTCGGCCTGTGTCATGCCCTTGCGCTTCTTGAGGGCGGCGTTTCCGTGGCCGCAGTAGGCCCAGAGTTGGGAGACGGTGCGGGGCGTGGTGCCGGTGACGGTCATGTTGCCGTCGGTGTCTTCGGTGTAGATGTCGCGCATGTAGGGGTCGCCGATGGAGGCGAGGAGGCGGGCCATGGTTTTGTCGCCGATGCCTTTCTGGGCTTTGGCCCATGCGCCGAGGGGGTGGTTGCGCATGGTGCGTCCGAGGTTGAGGACGGCGGTGTGTTCGATGGTTTTGAGGGCGTCGACGATGCTTTGGAGGCGTGCGACGTCGGGGTCGGTGGGGTCGAGGCCTGCGCCGTGGTCTTCGATGGGGAGGGTGAGGGTGCGGAGGCGGTTTTCGTTGGCGATGCGGGTGCGTTCGATGTCGTCGAGGGAGTCGGCGTTCATCTGGAGTGTGGGGTCGAACAGTGTGGTGGCCATTGCGGGTTCCTTTCGTGGGTCCCTGCCCGGCGGCGCCGCCTTGGGTTCCGCTTGCTAGGTGGCCGGGCGGTGGTCTGGTCCCCGCCGGCGAGACCACCGTGGGTTTCGAGCGGCCGTTGGCTGGCGGGGTGGTTTGGTGCCGGGGCGGGAGCTGGATGGGTATCGAGCAACCGCTGGCCCCGGCTGGTCTGTCAGCCCTTGAGGGCCGTGTCGAGGACGTCCGGGGGAAGGTCGCGGACGGTCGCGGTGCCCCGGTTCGCCATCTCCTTCTCGACGCGGCGGAACTTCGCGGCCATCGCGGCATTGCGGGAGGCCATCACGTCTCGGGCATCGGCGGCGGTCAGCAGGTCGTCCCGGGTCAGGTCACCGAATCGCTTCCTCACATCGCCCACCTGGATGATCTGGCGGAGGCGTTCGAGGTGCTTGGCGTTGATCGCGGCGAACTTGCCGGAGCGGACGGGCTTCTGCTTGGCCCCCCGACCGGCGATCCCGTCATGGGTAACGGAGGTCCGGTGGCCGGTCGGGGAAGTCTCATCGTCGTCATCGCTGGCATGCATCGCGGCCGCAGCCGAGATCTGCATCGCGGCGCGGACCCGTTCGCGGAGGGCAGCCCGGTAGAAGTCACGCAGGCACTCGTCCGGGGTGCGGGCGGCGACCTCGTCCGCGACCTCGTCCGGGGTGACGAGGTCCGTGTCGGTGAGGACGGTGCGGATCAGTGCGGAGAGCGTCAAGGGCTCTGCGGGCTCGGGGATGGCTAGTGCGGTCATTGTGGTTCTCCTTCGATAGGGTCCAGCGGGGCGTTGCTGTTGTGGGGTTCGGGTCGACGCTGGCCCCGGCTGGAAGATTGGCCCCCGCCAGCGCACTGTGGGTGGGTTTCGGCCGCTTTTTGGCTGGCGGGGAAGTTTGGTCCTGCCCGACGTGTCGTTACTGGGGCGTCGAGCCGATTCTGGTCGGGCAGGAAGACTGTCAGGACGCGATCCGGTGCGCCGCGTTTGGTACCGCAACGCTGGTCGGGTAGTTCCACGTCATGGCGTCGATCTCCGCGGTGATGAGTTCGCGGAACCGGCCGAGCTGTGCGGCCTTCTCGCTGGGGGAGTCGGCGACGGTGTCCCATGACGCGGCCCGGTAGGTGCGGAACTCGGCGATGGACTGGGCGAGGCCCCAGAACTCGGTGTGGGTGATGTCGTCCCAGAGGCGGACGGCGAGCTGCCGGCGGGTCTGGTCGACGAGGCGCTCCACCTCAAGCCCTGGCCGGTCGTCGTGGTTGGCGATGATGCGTGCGGCCTTGGACGCGTAGGCGTGGATGATGCGCTGGGCGCGGGCCCTGTCTGGGCGCGCGAGGGTACGATGGTTGTGCACTGGTAGCTCCTCGTGTTGTTGGTTGCGGCTGGTGTTGAGGGCCCTCGTGGTTGCCGCCGTGGGGGCCCTCCCAACCACATATCTAGGGTAACGCTGAATGACCCTAGGTGTCTAGTGGTTGCGGGTCGTGTTCCGTGACCGGGACGTGGCGCCCATCGGCTGACGCTCCCGCCGCGCCGCCCCGCCCGTCGCCGGCCGGGTCTGCGCCGAAGTGATCCACTCCCGCACATGCTCCTCAGTGAGCATCCACTTCCCACGGGCCAACACCACATGCGCGAGGCTCCCCTCACGGATCGCCTGCCGCAGCCGTGCCCCCGTGATCACGGGTTCCCCGCCGAGCCCTGCCGCCGCCTTGTTCAACTGCTCGGCGGCCTGCTCCGGGGTCATGAGGATGGGCAGGTCCACTAGTCCACGACCTCCACAGTGGCGAGGCCGAGGACGGTGAGGTCGTCGTCGCCGCCCACGGTGGGGACGGGCCCGGTGGGGAGGGGATGGTCCTCGATGGCGGTGTGGTAGGCGAGTGCCTCGTGTGCGTGTTCGAGGAACACGGTCCGCTTGTTGGGTGTTGCCAGGTGTCGCGCCATGGTGGGGCCCCCGTTTCTGTTGCTGTGCACCGTTTCCCCGTTTGTTGGCGCGGCGGTGTTCCGCGTTTCCGGCCACTGTGTGTGGCGTTGTGTGCCCATAGTGCACCCGAACCGGCACCGGTGCAAGGCATGACGGGCAAGTACATCGAATGGATTTACGTCGTTGACTTACCAAATACCAGCGGGTAACGTTGTGCTTGCTGGGGAAACGCCCACCGGACTCTCGTCATAGTCGCCACGGACACGCATCACTTAACATGTGTTCCTGTCACTCACACCCGAAAACCGGGAGCAACCATCCCAACAAATGGAGGAACCCACGATGGACTCTTCACACGACAATGACCGCCGCCCCGACCCGGCACAGCCCGACCTCGCGGACCTCATCAAGATGCGCAAGGGCACCAGATCATACCCGAGGCTATCCAGAGACGCCGGCGGCTACCCCACCGGGAACCGCTTCCAACAGCTCGCGACGAAACCCGACTGGGCGAAGTTCCCCGACCCTGACACGCTCCGGGGCCTCGCCCGGGCACTGTCCCTGCCCATGTCGGAGATCGTCATGGCCGCGGCCCGCACCGTGGGGCTGCCCGTCCCGCCGAGGGACCCCACCGTCCTCATGATCGCCGGGGCCGGGGACCTGCCGCCCGAGGCGAAGGACATGCTCCTGACCCTGGCCCGTGACCTGATCCGCTCCTACGGTGCGGCGTCCGGGGGGCACACGGCCCGCGGGATGGACACGGTGGGTGACGAGTCTCCCCCGGCGGTCCGGGTCAGTTAGCGACAGGCCTTCCGGTCGTTACCTTTGAAGGATGGATGAGTACATAGGGTATGCGGGGGTGTCCGCCGCTACGGGGATCAGTGTGGGAGCGCTCCGTAAGCGGCGGCACCTCCGTGGCATGCCGCCCGTGGATCTGGTGATCCACCGTTCACCGTACTGGCTGGTCGGGGGACCAATCGAGGCGTGGATCGTGGACAACCGGAAGGACGGGCCGGAGTGAGCATCGTCGAGTTCCTGCTGGCCCGCATCGCCGAAGACGAGGCGTTGGCGAAGCTGTACGCCGAGCACCACGACCCGCTGTTCATCGACGATGACGGTCGGACGGAGTGGCTGGACGGCCTATGGGATGACGGGACATTTTATCTGCCGAACCGGCACACGACGTGGGACCGGCTGTACGACCCGGCGCGTGTCCTCGCGGAGTGCGCAGCCAAGCGGTGGGTGCTGGACACGCTGCGGAGCTACGAGCCCGACACGGAATGGCGCACCGAGCCGGACATGGGCAAGCGCGGCAACAACGCTGCCGGCGCCGTCCGCCAGCTCGCGGCCGTGTACGCGGAGCACGAGGACTACCGGGAGGAGTGGGCACTGTGAGTGTTGACCTGTTCGAGGCGCCCCTGGCCGGGGCCGTGGCTGTCCCGGCGTGTGAGGCGGCCGGGCACGGGGAAGACCCCACCCGCCACGACACGGGCCCCGCCCGCTGGTACGTCCGCAACCTGCACCCCTGCTGGGGCCGCGCCGGTGACCTGATCGCCGTGTGCCAGTCCACCGCCGTGTGGATGCGTGAGCACAGGGAGGATGTTGGCCGGTGCCCCGTGTGCGGTGAGGTCCGTGCACTGGAGGACTGGGCGTACGTGGCGAAGGGGATCACCGAATGAGTGTCACCTACCGCAGTGATGTCACGGTGGAACTCGTCGACCACATGGGAGACCTCCAGAGGATCGCGGCCGCCGCCCGCGTGTCCACCGGGACCACCGGGACGGACACCGAGAATGCGGGCCTGATCCGCTACCTCTACAACAACCGCCACGCGTCCCCGTTCGAGCACGTCGTCTTCACGTTCCGGGTTGAGGCGCCCATCTTCGTCACGCGGGAGATGCTGCGCCACCGGGTCGGCAGCTTCAACGAGGAGTCGGGCCGGTACTCGATCCTCAAGCCCGTCTTCTACATGCCCGCCGCTGACAGGCCGCTGGTCCAGGTGGGCAAGGTAGGTCACTACGAGTTCGAGCCGGGAACGGCGGAGCACCGTGCCGTGGTCGAGGCCGGACATCACCGCGCCTACAGTGCGGCGTGGGCGTCCTACGAGCGCATGATCGAGGCGGGCATCGCGCGCGAGGTAGCACGCAACGTGCTCCCGGTGGGGATCTACAGTTCGCTCTACTGGACGGTCAACCTGCGGTCGCTGCTGAACTTCCTTAGCTTGCGGGTGGACTGGGGCGACGAGGCCGCGAACCGGTCACACCCGACCCACGAGATTCAAGAGGTGGCCCGCCGCGCCTTCGAGCTGGCCCTGGTTGGGCGTCTCTGTCAGGTTGGCGAGTTGTTCCGTGACAACGGTTACAGGCCGCTGTGATGGCTGGCACGGAGGATCACCGAATGAGCACCGAACGCGACGAACTCGCCGCCGAACTCTGGAAGCACCACTATGAGCACTTCACGATGGCCCATGATGGCCGCGAGTCCTCCTACTGCCAGTGCGGTGCGCCCGTCTACCCAAACAAGTCGCTGGTCCAGCACCAGGCCGAGGTGGCCATCGCGCACCGGAAGCCCCGCACGGTCACGACGGCCGCCGAGCTCGACGCCCTGCCCGTCCGCTCCGTCGTGCTGGACGCCGGTCAGGATGTCTGGCAGTGCTACGTCAGGCGCGAACGTCCAGATGGAACCCTGCGGACCTACTGGGAGTGCGGCGAGGACGTGGAGGGGTCGGATGACTTCACCTTCCCCGCGACCGTCCTGCACGAGCCGACGCCATGACCGACGACGAGGCCACAGACGAGATGATCGACGCTGCGCGTGCGTCCGGGAAGCTGGCCGGGGTGTACTCGTGGATCGACGACCACGACATCCTCCACTCCCCGGACTGCCGGGACGGGAAGCACCGGTCCTGCACGGGCGCGGGCTGGGACCTCACCGAGGATATCGGCACGGACTGCCCCTGCACATGCCACACGCGTAGCGAGGGCGGTTCCGCCCGCTAGGCTTATGGGAGTGGCGGGGGATTGAGTTAGCTCCTCCTCCCCCCGCCCACACAACTGAATCCCCCGGCCGGGCCGGGACCCTTACCATCTGACCCAATGCTGGGTGGAACCGTGGGGCCCTTGGCAGGCGCAATCGGCCCGGACCGGGGACCCTTGAACCGTCAGGCCCGCTTCCAGTCCCCCCCCAAGGTGTTGGCGGGCCTGACTCATGCCCCGCCCCTCGCCCGCCCTGCGGCGTCGGCGGCGGTGCGGCGGGCCGCGTCGGTCGGGTGGCCGTAGATGTTCGCCGTGGTCGCGATGTTGGAGTGCCCGAGGCGGCGGGACACGGTCACGAGGTCCACGCCGGCGGCTGTGAGCCACGCCCCGTGGGAGTGGCGGAGCCAGTGGATCGTGGGCCGTGCGGGGAGGTGCCCGCCCACCCGTTCCGGGTCGGTCATGCGGGCCGTGGCGTGGCCCCAGATGCGCTTCTCGAAGACCCGGTAGGAGATGTACCCGCCGGTCTCGGGGTCGGGCACGAGCGGGTCCGTCGGTGGCCGTCCCTTGGTGGAGGCTTTGAGGAGCTTGTCGAGGTCGTCGTCGATGTCGATGACCCGGTTCGACTCGTCCGTCTTGGGCTTCCCGACGTAGTAGCGGGCCCTGTCGTCGCGTTTCCACGTCTTCGTGACGGTGACCGACGCGAGGACGTTCTCGGTGCCTGGTGTGTAGTCGGCGACGGTGAGGGCGGCCGCCTCACCCACACGCATGCCCGTCCCGGCGAGGAGCTCCACGAACAGGCGCCACGGCTCGGGGATCTCGGGCAGGACGATGGCCCGGTACTGGGCCGGTTCGATGAGTTTGGCGCGGAGGGTGGTGCGCCGGGGTTTGGGGAGGCGGACACGGCGGGTGGGGTTGTCGTCGCGGATGCCTTCGGCGATGCACGTGTTCATGATCGCGGAGAGGAGCATGTGGCATTGGGCGATGGTGTTGGGTGCGAGGCCTGCGGTGTCGAGGGTGTTGACCCATCGGCGGACGTCGTTGCGGGTGAGGTCGGCGGCGCGGCGGGTGCCGAGGTGGGGGAGGATGTGGAGGCGGATGTTGATCTCGTAGGTGCGTTTGGTGCCGGGGTCCACGCCGGTGATGGTGTTGAGGTGGTCGTGGGCGGCGTGGGTGATGGTGAGGCCTTCGGCGTAGGCGTGTTCCTGGGCGTCGAGGGCGAGTTCGTAGGTCTGGTGGTTGGCGTTGAGGAAGTCGGCGAGCTGTTGGGCGCGGTTGGGGTCGTCGAAGGTCTTTGAGCGTTGTCTGCTGTCGCGGGTGCCGCCTTCGCGCCAGAGGACGGCGTAGGCTTGTGTGCCGTCGGCCCGGGTTCTGGGCTGTACTGAGGCCATGGTGGGGGCTCCTTCCGTGGGTTCAACCAACACCGGCGCGTTTTCTGTCAACACGTCACTCCCGATTGTAGGCGGGAGTAGGGCGGGAAGGGTATGGAGATTTATGGCTGAGATCACTCGCGACGACGTTGCGCACCTCGCGCAGCTCGCGCGGATCGAGATGAGCGAGGCGGAACTCGACAAGATGGCGGGCGAGCTGGCCCACATCGTCGATGCCGTCAAGAGCGTGAGCGAGGCCGCCGGGCCCGACGTGCCCGCCACGAGCCACCCGATCCCGCTGCAGAACGTCTTCCGCGAGGACGTCGTGGGGCACGTGCTCACGCCCGCCGAGGCGCTCTCCGGCGCCCCCGACTCTGACGAGGACCGCTTCAAGGTCCCGGCCATCCTGGACGAGGAGTAGACGATGAGCACCGACAAGAGCCTCAACCCCCTCATCACGTCCACCGCGTCCGCCCTGGCGGAGAAGCTCGCCGCCAAGGAGGTCTCCTCCGAGGAGGTCACGCAGGCGCACCTCGACCGGATTGCCGAGGTCGACGGCGGGGAGCGCGGCGTCCACGCGTTCCTGCACGTCAACACGGAGGAGGCGCTCGCCGTCGCCCGCGAGGTGGACTCGATCCGCGCCGCAGGCGGGGACGACGCCGCAGCCCTCCACCCGCTCGCGGGCGTCCCGATCGCGATCAAGGACCTCATCGTCACGGTGGGCCAGCCCACGACGGCGGGCTCCCGCATCCTCGAGGGCTGGATGAGCCCCTACGATGCGACCGTCATCAAGAAGATCCGGGCCGCGAAGCTCCCGATCCTCGGCAAGACCAACCTCGACGAGTTCGCGATGGGCTCCTCCACGGAGCACTCGGCTTTCGGCCCGACCCGCAACCCGTGGGACCTCGACCGCATCCCCGGCGGCTCCGGCGGCGGTTCGGCCGCGGCCGTCGCGGCGTTCGAGGCGCCCCTCGCGCTCGGCACCGACACGGGCGGCTCGATCCGCCAGCCTGGCGCCGTCACCGGCACGGTCGGCGTCAAGCCGACGTACGGCGCGGTGTCCCGCTACGGCGCGATCGCGATGGCCTCGAGCCTGGACCAGATCGGCCCGGTCTCCCGTTCGGTGCTCGACGCCGCGCTCCTCCAGGAGCTCATCGGAGGCCACGACCCGTTCGACTCGACCTCGCTGACCGACGCGTTCGACACGCTGGCCGAGGCCGCGCGCGGCGGCGCCGCCCCTGGCTCGCTCAAGGGGCTGCGCATCGGCGTCGTGAAGGAGCTCGGCGGCGAGGGCTACCAGTCCGGCGTCGAGGCCCGGTTCCGGGAATCGCTCGAGCTGCTCAAGGGCGCCGGCGCGCAGATCGTCGAGGTCTCGTGCCCCAACTTCAAGTACGCCCTCGGCGCGTACTACCTCATCATGCCGTCCGAGGTCTCGAGCAACCTCGCGAAGTTCGACGGCGTCCGGTACGGCCTGCGCGTCACGCCCCAGGACGGCCCCCTCACCATCGAGCGCGTCATGGCCGCGACCCGCGCCGCCGGGTTCGGCGACGAGGCGAAGCGCCGCATCATCCTCGGCACATACGCCCTCTCGGCCGGCTACTACGACGCCTACTACGGCTCGGCCCAGAAGGTCCGTACCCTCATCCAGCGGGACTTCGACGCGGCGTTCGCCCAGGCGGATGTCCTCATCTCCCCGACGGCGCCCACGACGGCGTTCAAGCTCGGCGAGAAGCTCGACGACCCGCTCGCGATGTACCTCAACGACGTCGCGACCATCCCGGCGAACCTTGCCGGCGTGCCCGGTCTGTCCCTCCCGAGTGGACTCGCCGACGAGGACGGCCTGCCCGCGGGCCTCCAGATCCTCGCCCCCGCCCGCCAGGACGCCCGTCTGTACAAGGTCGGCGCGGCCCTCGAGAATCTGCTCGAGGCGCAGTGGGGCGGCCCGCTGCTCGCCCAGGCCCCGGCGCTCTAAGAAGGAGAGAGAAATGGCATCCACTGACGAGATCCTGTCCTTCGACGAGGCCATGGAGAAGTTCGACCCGGTCCTCGGCTTTGAGGTCCACGTCGAGCTCAACACGAAGACCAAGATGTTCTCCTCGGCACCGAACGTGTTCGGCGACGACCCGAACACCGACGTCAACGAGGTGGACCTCGGCATGCCCGGCGTCCTGCCGGTGGTGAACAAGGCCGCCGTCGAGTCGAGCATCAAGATCGGCCTGGCGCTCAACTGCGAGATCGCTGAGTCCTGCCGGTTCGCCCGGAAGAACTACTTCTACCCGGACACGCCCAAGAACTTCCAGACCTCCCAGTACGACGAGCCGATCGCCCACGACGGCTGGCTCGACATCGAACTCGAGGACGGGACCGTGTTCCACGTCGAGATCGAGCGCGCGCACATGGAGGAGGACGCGGGCAAGCTCACCCACATGGGCGGCGCGACCGGCCGCATCCAGGGCGCCGACTACTCCCTCGTGGACTACAACCGGGCGGGCGTCCCGCTCGTCGAGATCGTCACCAAGCCGATCGTCGGGGCCGGTTCCCGCGCCCCCGAGCTCGCCAAGGCGTACGTCGCCGCGGTCCGTGAGATCGTGAAGAACCTCGGCGTCTCGGACGCGCGCATGGAGCGCGGCAACGTCCGCTGCGACGCGAACGTCTCGCTCATGCCCAAGGGCGCCACGCAGTTCGGCACCCGCTCCGAGACGAAGAACGTCAACTCGCTCCGCTCGGTCGAGCACGCCGTCCGCTTCGAGATCCAGCGCCACGCGGCGATCCTCTCGGCGGGGGAGAAGGTCACCCAGGAGACGCGCCACTGGCACGAGGACACGCGCACGACGACGGCCGGTCGCCCGAAGAGCGACGCCGACGACTACCGCTACTTCCCCGAGCCGGACCTCGTCCCCGTGGTCCCGAGCCGCGAGTGGGTCGAGGAGCTCCGCGCCTCCCTCCCGGAGCCCCCGGCCGAGCGCCGCAAGCGTCTCAAGGAATCGTGGCGGTTCGCGGACGCCGAGTTCCGCGACGTCGTCAACGCGGGCGTCATCGACGAGATCGAGGCGACCATCGCCGCCGGTGCGACCGCCCAGGCCGCCCGCAAGTGGTGGATGGGCGAGATCGTGGGCCGCGCCAAGGCCGCCGACGTCGACCCGGCAGACCTCGGCGTGAGCCCCGAGGCCATCGTCGAGCTCAACGGCCTCGTCGAGCACGGCAAGCTCAACAACAAGATGGCAGGCCAGGTCCTCGACGGCGTGATCGCTGGCGAGGGCACCCCGACCGAGGTCATGGAGGCCCGCGGCCTTGTCCTGGTCTCCGACGACGGACCCCTCCTCGAGGCGATCGACGCCGCGCTCGCAGCGCAGCCCGACGTCGCGGACAAGATCCGCGGCGGCAAGGTCCAGGCGGTCGGCGCGATCGTCGGCGGCGTCATGAAGGCGACGCGCGGCCAGGCCGACGCCGGCCGCGTCCGCGAGCTCATCCTCGAGAAGCTGGGTGTGAGCGCCTAAGGGCCAGCTGTACTGACAGCCAGCCAGCCGCACGACGGCGCCAAGCCTCCAGGGGCGGGCATTCCCCGAGAGGGGAGGCCCGCCCTTTGGCGTGCCCAAGCCTCTTGCCATGACTCAAGCCCTTTTGCCGTGCCCGCCCACACGCTCGCACCATGGGTAGAAGGGGCCAAGAGAGGGCCCCGCTACCTATGGGAGGTCCGCATGACGGCGCAGGTGAACTATTTCGAGATCGGCACCCCGGACCCTGAGGGCGCGCGGGCCTTCTACGGCGGGCTGTTCGGCTGGGAGTTCGGGGAGCCGTCCCCGGTGGGCTACCGCATGGTGAACACGGACCAGGGCGGCCTGTGGGACAGCAGCGGGATCGGCGGGGACCATTGGGCGGTGTTCTACGTCCAAGTGGAGGATGTGGCCGTCGCCGTCGCCGAGGCCGAGCGTCTCGGGGCCACGGTCGCCCTCCCGCTCGTCAACAACGGCGCCATCGAGTTCGCCCATCTCGTCGACCCGGCCGGGAACCGGTTCGGGATCTGGCGGCCGCTGGCTGCATAGGCTTCACCCCGCATTCTGGACAGTACCGCCGTCTGTAGACAGAGGTATTGTCCACAATCTGAGGTATCTTCGTGCCGCCGCGGTTCAGGCGGACGCACGACGGCGCCACTCGCCTCCCGCGGGCAGCGCACCTGGGCCTTCGGCACCTACTGGCGCAGCGCCGTCGTGCGTATTCTTGGGCCCATGGCGCCACTGATCCAGTACCACGCGACGGTCCTCGGCAGCCCCGACCCACAGGCGGCGGCACGCTTCTACTCCAACCTGCTGGGGTGGGAGCTCGGCGACGACGAACAGGAGTGGACCACGGTCCTCGACCCGGCCGGCGGGCGGCAGCTCTCCTTCCAGTTCGAGGAGGACTACGAGCGGCCTGTGTGGCCCGAGCAGCCTGGGAAGCAACAGCAGATGATGCACCTTGACCTGCTCGTGACGGATCTCGCCAAGGCCGCGGCGCACGCCGAGGACTGCGGAGCCACGAGGTCTGCCCACCAGCCGCAGGAGGACGTCATCGTGTTCTTCGACCCGGACGGCCACCCGTTCTGCCTCTTCGAGAACTGATCCGCGGGTTGTCGGTGGCCCTGCTACCCTGCCAATTCCACCGAGCCCCCCGAAATCTCAGAATCTTCTTAGACCGGGGTTCCTACGCTGAATCCCATGACCTCGCAGCAGCGCACCCACGCCCGCACCGACTCCACGACGGCTCGACTGTTCCGGGCGCTCGATCTGGACTTCCCGCGCGGCCGGAACCAGCCGGCGCTCGTGCGCTGGATCCTCGCGAGCGTCGTCGCGGTCGTCGTCTCCGTGCTGGCCTGTGGGGCGCTGGCGGCCGCCGGGGTCGCGTGGTTCCCCGAGACTGCGGGCTATGAGCACTTCGGCTTCGTCGACTACACGAAGCTCACTGTGATCG is a window encoding:
- the thyX gene encoding FAD-dependent thymidylate synthase, giving the protein MSVTYRSDVTVELVDHMGDLQRIAAAARVSTGTTGTDTENAGLIRYLYNNRHASPFEHVVFTFRVEAPIFVTREMLRHRVGSFNEESGRYSILKPVFYMPAADRPLVQVGKVGHYEFEPGTAEHRAVVEAGHHRAYSAAWASYERMIEAGIAREVARNVLPVGIYSSLYWTVNLRSLLNFLSLRVDWGDEAANRSHPTHEIQEVARRAFELALVGRLCQVGELFRDNGYRPL
- a CDS encoding tyrosine-type recombinase/integrase; its protein translation is MASVQPRTRADGTQAYAVLWREGGTRDSRQRSKTFDDPNRAQQLADFLNANHQTYELALDAQEHAYAEGLTITHAAHDHLNTITGVDPGTKRTYEINIRLHILPHLGTRRAADLTRNDVRRWVNTLDTAGLAPNTIAQCHMLLSAIMNTCIAEGIRDDNPTRRVRLPKPRRTTLRAKLIEPAQYRAIVLPEIPEPWRLFVELLAGTGMRVGEAAALTVADYTPGTENVLASVTVTKTWKRDDRARYYVGKPKTDESNRVIDIDDDLDKLLKASTKGRPPTDPLVPDPETGGYISYRVFEKRIWGHATARMTDPERVGGHLPARPTIHWLRHSHGAWLTAAGVDLVTVSRRLGHSNIATTANIYGHPTDAARRTAADAAGRARGGA
- a CDS encoding DUF6221 family protein, with the protein product MSIVEFLLARIAEDEALAKLYAEHHDPLFIDDDGRTEWLDGLWDDGTFYLPNRHTTWDRLYDPARVLAECAAKRWVLDTLRSYEPDTEWRTEPDMGKRGNNAAGAVRQLAAVYAEHEDYREEWAL
- a CDS encoding VOC family protein; protein product: MAPLIQYHATVLGSPDPQAAARFYSNLLGWELGDDEQEWTTVLDPAGGRQLSFQFEEDYERPVWPEQPGKQQQMMHLDLLVTDLAKAAAHAEDCGATRSAHQPQEDVIVFFDPDGHPFCLFEN
- a CDS encoding VOC family protein; the encoded protein is MTAQVNYFEIGTPDPEGARAFYGGLFGWEFGEPSPVGYRMVNTDQGGLWDSSGIGGDHWAVFYVQVEDVAVAVAEAERLGATVALPLVNNGAIEFAHLVDPAGNRFGIWRPLAA
- the gatC gene encoding Asp-tRNA(Asn)/Glu-tRNA(Gln) amidotransferase subunit GatC, producing the protein MAEITRDDVAHLAQLARIEMSEAELDKMAGELAHIVDAVKSVSEAAGPDVPATSHPIPLQNVFREDVVGHVLTPAEALSGAPDSDEDRFKVPAILDEE
- the gatB gene encoding Asp-tRNA(Asn)/Glu-tRNA(Gln) amidotransferase subunit GatB: MASTDEILSFDEAMEKFDPVLGFEVHVELNTKTKMFSSAPNVFGDDPNTDVNEVDLGMPGVLPVVNKAAVESSIKIGLALNCEIAESCRFARKNYFYPDTPKNFQTSQYDEPIAHDGWLDIELEDGTVFHVEIERAHMEEDAGKLTHMGGATGRIQGADYSLVDYNRAGVPLVEIVTKPIVGAGSRAPELAKAYVAAVREIVKNLGVSDARMERGNVRCDANVSLMPKGATQFGTRSETKNVNSLRSVEHAVRFEIQRHAAILSAGEKVTQETRHWHEDTRTTTAGRPKSDADDYRYFPEPDLVPVVPSREWVEELRASLPEPPAERRKRLKESWRFADAEFRDVVNAGVIDEIEATIAAGATAQAARKWWMGEIVGRAKAADVDPADLGVSPEAIVELNGLVEHGKLNNKMAGQVLDGVIAGEGTPTEVMEARGLVLVSDDGPLLEAIDAALAAQPDVADKIRGGKVQAVGAIVGGVMKATRGQADAGRVRELILEKLGVSA
- the gatA gene encoding Asp-tRNA(Asn)/Glu-tRNA(Gln) amidotransferase subunit GatA codes for the protein MSTDKSLNPLITSTASALAEKLAAKEVSSEEVTQAHLDRIAEVDGGERGVHAFLHVNTEEALAVAREVDSIRAAGGDDAAALHPLAGVPIAIKDLIVTVGQPTTAGSRILEGWMSPYDATVIKKIRAAKLPILGKTNLDEFAMGSSTEHSAFGPTRNPWDLDRIPGGSGGGSAAAVAAFEAPLALGTDTGGSIRQPGAVTGTVGVKPTYGAVSRYGAIAMASSLDQIGPVSRSVLDAALLQELIGGHDPFDSTSLTDAFDTLAEAARGGAAPGSLKGLRIGVVKELGGEGYQSGVEARFRESLELLKGAGAQIVEVSCPNFKYALGAYYLIMPSEVSSNLAKFDGVRYGLRVTPQDGPLTIERVMAATRAAGFGDEAKRRIILGTYALSAGYYDAYYGSAQKVRTLIQRDFDAAFAQADVLISPTAPTTAFKLGEKLDDPLAMYLNDVATIPANLAGVPGLSLPSGLADEDGLPAGLQILAPARQDARLYKVGAALENLLEAQWGGPLLAQAPAL